The genomic interval CGACGGTCTGGCCCTTGCGCCCCGACGGCACCGCGACCGGCACGATCTCCTCGGCGAAGAAGCCACGGGCCTGCGCGGCGGCCGCGCGCTGCTGGCTGCGCAGCGCGAACGCGTCCTGGTCGTCGCGCGGGATGCCGTGGTCCTGCGCGACGTTCTCGCCGGTGCGCGGCATGGTCTCCACGCCGTACAGCGCTTCGAGCGCCGGATTGACGAAGCGCCAGCCCATCGTGGTGTCCTCCAGCGCCTGCGTGCGCCCGAAAGCCGACGGGGATTTGCCCATCACGAACGGCGCGCGGCTCATCGATTCGACGCCGCCGGCGATCACCAGCGACTGCTCGCCGGCGTGGATCGCGCGCGCGGCGACGCCGACCGCTTCGAGTCCGGATGCGCACAGGCGGTTGATCGTCACCCCGGGCACCTCGACCGGCAGGCCGGCCAGCAGCAGGCTCATGCGCGCGACGTTGCGGTTGTCCTCGCCGGCCTGGTTGGCGCAGCCGAGCACGACCTCGTCGACCAGCGCGGGGTCGAGTTGCGGATTGCGGGCGAGCAGCGCCCGGAGCGGGATTGCGCCGAGGTCGTCGGCACGCACGTTCGCCAGACCGCCG from Luteimonas sp. S4-F44 carries:
- the pcaF gene encoding 3-oxoadipyl-CoA thiolase — encoded protein: MTRAFICDAVRTPIGRYGGGLANVRADDLGAIPLRALLARNPQLDPALVDEVVLGCANQAGEDNRNVARMSLLLAGLPVEVPGVTINRLCASGLEAVGVAARAIHAGEQSLVIAGGVESMSRAPFVMGKSPSAFGRTQALEDTTMGWRFVNPALEALYGVETMPRTGENVAQDHGIPRDDQDAFALRSQQRAAAAQARGFFAEEIVPVAVPSGRKGQTVEFAVDEHPRADTTAEALAKLRPLFENGTVTAGNASGINDGAAALIVADEAAISRHGLVPRARILGMASAGVEPRVMGIGPIAATRKLLRRLDLSIEEFDAIELNEAFASQGLATLRALGLADDAAHVNPNGGAIALGHPLGMSGARLALTLAHQLQAGGGRRGLATLCIGVGMGLALAVERV